GAGAATTATCTTATTCCAACGTTCTACCCAACACTCtatttataaaatagatgaagtggtacaaaaataaaaaatataataatatatcaattaacaatcaaattaaatcatatcaataatatattataataaattttattttattattaaaatattctctAATTTTCTCCCGTATTTCGTGATAATTAAAGAGTAAAAATACGTTATTAGTGATGTTTTAACGATAACTAATAAATGTTGGaagcattttttaaaataacCCTTATActaattttaattgataaaatcTCAGCTCAGGGGTCAAGGCCCCTCCCTCTCATTCGAAGGCTAACGAGAGATACTTGAGAATAAATGGACCCTGCTGCAACTTATTTGGGCCTTTTCATTTATCCCCTCAGTCAATAGGTGAGTTCCAGTTGGGGCCCATGTAACCATGTCAACGGTTAAATGGGACCCGGTTACGGATGGCTTAGCCTATAAATAAGCATATCAGTGTGTCTTTTTCTCTCACAAACCTATTCACCGAAACCTCGATTCTTTTCTCCCGGCGATTTTTGTTCTCCGGGCGATTCTTGTTCTCCGGAGGCGATTCTCTGGGCGATTCTTGTTCTCCGGTCGATTCTTATTCTCCGGGCGTTAACCTTCGATGTCTCCTCCGTCGATCAACGGAAAGCCTCCTCCGCTGAGTTCCATCACCGGAAAGCATACTGCTCTGAGTTCGATGTCTCCTCCGTCCATCAGAAAGCCTCCTCCTCTAAGTTCCATCACTGGAAAGTTTCCTCCGCTGAGTTCCATGCCTCCTCCGCTGAGTTTGAACACAGGAAACCCTCCTCCGCTGAGTTTGATTACAGGAAACCCTCCTTCGCTGAGTTTGATGACAAGAAACCCTCCTCCCCAGAGTTTGATCACAGGAAACCCTCCTCCCCTCAGTTTGATCACAGGAAACCCTCCTCCGCTGAGTTTGTTCACAGGAAAGCCTCTTCCACTGAGTTCGATCACTGGAAAGCCGGTGATCGTAAGGGTTAAGCGGAAGGCCTCCCAAGCAAAACTTGATTCCTTCTGTATGTTATTGTCTTCTTCTTTTTTCCCTCTTTGGATAATATTAGAATGGGAGATAAAGGtggttttgttttttgtttttatgCCCTCAGGGTTGGAGATTAATGAAAGGCCACATAAAAAACCATTCTTGGGTCTTGGAAATCTCTCCATATCTAATTGCGGCACAGGAAAAGGTATAACCTTCACTTTTTCTTTTTTGCTGTTTTTAATGGGATTATCATAATTTCAATGCATGCTTTTATTGAGTTGTTGCTACTTGAAAATGGAGGAACTCGAAAATGGTTTCTAGATATAATCTATGTTCTTTATATGCTAGGGACATGGAAGCAATGAGTCAAACTGAAATGGGGTAGCATACATCAATGGTCTGCTATTAacttatattaatttataaatgATATAGTTGTCTGCTTGTAgcttatattaatttataaatgATATTGAATATAATTATGAAATTGTAATCATGATGCTGAAATGACTCATTGAGAACTTTGAATTGGGTGCAGTGGTGTTGTGTTCGTACACTTGAACATTAGATAAATGACAGAAACTTGATTCGGACAGAAAAGTTAGGGTGATGGATTTTTGTGAATGTTTTGTTCATTAGGTTTTACCCATGAAGATATCATGTCATTGTTAAAAGAAAGTGATCTTTGTATAGCATTATTAAGTTCCTTTTGTCTTCATGTTTcaacttttcttcttgtaaattGTAATTCCTGAATCACATGGGTTGAGTTTTTCTGTTTTGGTGAAAGGGAATCATGAACTCTTGTATAATGTCCAATGATGTAAATATAAAGCTACTGGAAAGGCCTAAGGAGTTCCTTCTTATAAGTTTGTAATTGACTAAGTTTAAAAAATGATAGCCCCTCATGTTCTGTGTTTTTCTTTGTAATTTCTGATGAGTAGCTTTGATTGGCTGCCTATTCTGTGAACATATATGACTAAAAATTTCTCACCAACGATGCTTCTAAAATGCAGTTCTCAATGAGCTTGCAAGTGAGAAGATGTTAGTTCAGCGTCTTGAGACAGTTGGGCACTCCCAGTCTGTCAAAGATGTGCTGCATTCTTTTTTGGTTAACACCTAATCTCTGTTACTCTCTGTACATGTCATTTGATATGATAGGTGGTTATCTTTACCACGTTCCTCTTTCTTCCACTTGTTTATATGAACAGTTTATGATGCTCCTACTTGCAGTGAGTCAGATAATCGGATAATTCATTTTAACTTATAATAACTTATTTCTTTTTTAGAAATATGAATGCTATTTTGCCTGCTAAAAAATGATGTTTTTGAAACAAAAGTAGCTGATAAAGGCCCAAATTTTTGAGGCTTTCCTGTGTCAGTTTTATTCCCACAATTATTCTccctttattaaaaaaaaaatttgattttgttCACCAGCCAAATATTTCCTAGGATATTTTTTGTTCCATCAACAGGATATTTACTATCATCTTCCCTTTATCTGTGTGTTATAGAGGTATATGATATAACATATTCTGCCATTTGAACATCTAATCTGCCATTGTAATTCATTGGTTTAGATTTCATCTGTTGAATCTGTTAGTAATATTCTCTTTTTGTCTCTCTTTTCGACCAGCAGCAACCTTCCAGAAATATAAAAGAATTTAAGGGGAGATCTAAGGAGCGTAGAAGTTTGTATAAACCTGATAAGGTAATGTTATCACTTGGATTTCTTATATTACATTATCCATGAAAAGATGCTACCCTAACCTAATCTTACAAAATTGTTTACCATTTCACTGTTGCATTTTTCCTTTGATTTATATATGCTATTATTGACACTGCTAAAATGGCAcacaattttatgtaatttttgccATGTATTATATTATGATTCCTACCTTAATCATAAAAATTGCTGAAAGGATGTTTTTGCCAGCACATAATTCTCACATAGAATTGgttattaatcttttgtaaaattcACATTACAAAGAGCTGAGAAAATTATCTTATCAAATGATATTGAACATGTTTTCTAAAATCACTTGCAAAAACAAATTATTGGACTCTTTTTTATTATCATCCCTGGCCTTTCAAATTTTTTCGGAAATTGCATAGCTCTTGATTTGACTACTTTGattccattattattttttttagtttaataaCTTTACTTAATCCTAGAATATTCAGCATTTTTTTTGCCTCAAATAATATATTCATTCTTGTTGCACTTTGTGTCCCTGCAGAAACATGATCAATTGCGGGCCAAGGCTATAAAAGAGCATGAGGTAGATCATTACTCTTTCATGTCATTGAATTGTTATTGCAATTTCTCCGGTGGATGAAACAAGCTAATGTGGCTAAGTCCTATTAAATATTTGAATCTTATAGGATCTTGCTAGAAGTGCTCGATTTGAACAAATTTGGAAGAAGAGGGGAAGCATAGATACAGAAGAATGCTCTTTGTATGAAAAATGTCATTTGTATGATGTTGTTCGAGTTGATGCTGAGGATGAAACTCACCAAAGGGTGCCAAAGCCCAAGTAAGTGTAATATTCAGTGTTTCTATTGCTTCTTTAGTGTATCTTTCTGGTTTATATAAAAGATTCTTAAATGCTGCAGAGTTGCTCCTGAGGCTGGTGGTGCAATTTTGGATAAGTATTTACCACTTCTATGGGAATTCCTTCCACGAGCAGCTGAAGAGATTGAACATGACAGAGCAACTATAGAAGGTTCCATCTTCTCCCCCATCTTTAAATCTTTCAATGACAACTTATGTTATATTTTATGCTTGGAAACAAGAAATTCAATTTACATATTATGATTAACTTTATATGTAGTTTAAGATCTTCCATGAgatttttttatgatatgctcACGGCTAAATTGTCCCTTTTATTTCTATTGAAcagataattttgtttacgactTATATACCATAGGCGTTGGTGTGGACACAGACACGGATAACACTGATGAGTATCCATTGTATGAATTTAGACATTTGATTACTCTGAACTAACAATTGGAATTTAGATTTGatattatttatgttaatgtATGATTGTTACAGAGTGCAAGTTTATGTGGAGGACGATTATTATGATGGTCCGTCACAATCTGATTATGAAAGTGATGATTCAAATGGTATGACTGtatattttatttccttttaatttgacTCTGTATTAAAGTTGGTTAATATTAATACTTGTTTATTTGTAGCTGAGAACAATTCATGGAATGATTATCGCGATGAAGAGTCTGACTTTGAAAATTCTGAATCAGATTATGATCAAAGTGAAGAGGAAGATCGAGAGGATTGGAGATGGGGATATCGTTAAATTTGTCTATTGAACCTGTGTTAAGCTGAAACAATCACTTCTGAAGTTGAAGAGGGAAgatgagaatgaaaattaagATTTCTGACTCAGTATAAACAATAGAAGTTATCAATGAAGAGGAAAGGAAGACAGAGAGTATTGGAGATGGGAATGTGTGAACTAGTTTATTGTGCATGTATTAAGTCGAGGCAGTGATGATCTCATTTTGATTTATATTTTATGTTGGTCCGTATTTTGTAAATGTATTGGAGATGTATATTTTATGTACAGAGTATTGGAGATTCAAAGTTTGTCATATGTTTTTTGTTTGGTAGTTAATGTAATAGAACAACTTTATCATgtaaatatgtatatttttacaaattaattaGAAATCTATAAAATATGTTTTTCATGTTAATTTGTATAAATTCCACAATTTAAAAGTCGATAAGATAATATGCTGCTATGTATGTCAAAAGTGTAAATAAAATATATTCTTGTAGTAACATTAATATTTTTGAAGACAAAATTTACATTATTTTTTTGTGATAATATAAATACTTTTGAAGTAAAAAATTTACATTTTTCTGTTGATAATCAAAGTCATTTATTAAGCTGAAACTTGATGTGGATTACAAATGAATGctatatatcaatcgattaactATTAGATCCTCTACTCCCCATCTCAGTTTTTTAGAtaggtataatttttttttttatataaatggtTCATCTAAAAATACTGGGCTAAAAGGTCTTCTGTGGATgttttctgatttattttaattattagtgAAAAATTTTAATAAGATCAAATCGAACATCCAAAAATTAGTAGACGTAAATTAAATACTTATACcaacaaaataaaaaaagacaACAATGCTAGATCCAATTGCTGACCCTTGTAATCAAAGTCACGAGTATCATCCTCGTTGCTAGTAAATTATCCTTTCTATTTGTTGTCCTCTTAATTTTAAATCTCGAGCTATATATAATTAGaatgattttgatattttttaaatataaaatatattaattaaaaaataataatttaaaatatgtaTTCTTAATTACCTGCATTTTAAAGCTTTCAATAGTttatgtaaaaataaaataaatcaaattgagTTGAGAAGTCAGTAAAGCACCGGAGGAAAATACGATAAAGGCCCATAGGATGGTAAACAAATCCATTAAAATTTTAGagtgtttaaatttatttgatgagGTAATTGAGTCAAATTaagtctaaaataaattaaaattttaaaataattatttaaacttgatttaatttattttttttacgagCATGGACTTGATAATATAATTCAAGTTTATTTTAttacatgatatttttatttatttaattgattattgaaattgataattcaaatttaatttaattttaaaaataatgaatataattcataGATATTGTTTTCACAATTGTTATTTATGAATACTATTCACAAACATAATTCAAACTTCAaagtattatttataaatattaacgaGTTAAATATATaaatgttcaaatttatttatttagtttaataaatttatttatttatttattcaaacttcaaagtattatttattatttatttattttaaaaattaaaatatgttaagatgtttttttaaaaatatatatatatattattttgttgttttaattattattaaaaactaGATTAAGGTGGATGGTCATTTATCAAAGTTAGGTATATATTTTGGCTCTTCTAAAGTCGAGTGCGTgcgtgttttttaaaaaaatcaccgTTAGGATTATATTAGATATAGCtgctttaaaatatattttaattaacttaaaaagaaTAAATGGACCCTGCTGCATCCCATATGGGCCTTTTCATTACCCCTTGGCCTAGCCTATAAATAAGCAGATCAGGAGTCTTTTTTCTCACAAATCTATTCACTGAAACCTCGATTCTTTTCTCCCGGCGATTTTTGTTCTCCGGGCGATTCTTGTTCTCCGGAAGCGATTCTCTGGGCGATTGTTGTTCTCCGGTCGATTCTTATTCTCCGTGCGTTAACCTTCGATGTCTCCTCCGTCGATCAACGGAAAGCCTCCTCCGCTGAGTTCCATCACCGGAAAGCATACTGCTCTGAGTTCGATGTCTCCTCCGTCCATCACCAGAAAGCCTCCTCCTCTGAGTTCCATCACTGGAAAGTCTCCTCCGCTGAGTTCCATGTCTCCTCCGCTGAGTTTGAACACAGGAAACCCTCCTCCGCTGAGTTTGATTACAGGAAACCCTCCTTCGCTGAGTTTGATGACAAGAAACCCTCCTCCCCAGAGTTTGATCACAAGAAACCCTCCTCCCCTGAGTTTGATCACAGGAAACCCTCCTCCGCTGGGTTTGTTTACAGGAAAGCCTCTTCCGCTGAGTTCGATCACTGGAAAGCCGGTGATCGTAAGGGTTAAGCGGAAGGCCTCCCAAGCAAAACTTGACTCCTTCTGTAAgttatttatcttcttcttttttcccTCTTTGGATAATATTAGAATGGGATATAAAGGTGGTTTTGTTTGTTCTTATGCCCCCAGGGTTGGAGATTAATGAAAGGCCACGTAAAAAAGCATTCTTGGGTCTTGGAAATCTCTCCTTATCTGATTGCGGCACAGGAAAAGGTAtagccttccctttcttcttcttttttttaacaCTGTTTTTAATGGAATTATCATAATTTCAATGCATGCATTTATTGAGTTGTTGTTACTTGAAAATGGAGGAACTCGAAAATGGTTTCTAGATATAATCTATGTTCTTTATATCCTAAGGACTTGGAAAGATTGAGTTAAACTGAAATGGGGTAGCATATATCAATGATCTGCTATTtgcttatattaatttataaatgATATTGAATATAATTATAGATTTTGTAATCATGATTTCAACAAGAAAAGTTCTCAATGAGTCATTTTGATGATGCGTAGCCTTTTATTTGGCATCCCTCACATTAATCTTAAAATTTCTGCTTCATGTCGTGTCCAATCACAAGAATTTCTGTTCTGTCTCGTAGTTGTATCAAGTACGCCCTGTAACTCAAAATAGACAATTTGCTGATTCTTCATCTCTTGTATCTCGATCTCCTCAACTCTGAAAGCTCCAATCCCATCTTTTTTTTCCATTCCTCATTCAAGAAGAAGTTTGTGCATACAAGTGCAGATTGAAAGAAAGTAGTCATTTTATGGGCTTCATGAGAATagcaaaaaataattttcataggcAATGCCATTGATTCCTAATATGTGATGTAGTCATTAAGCTATTCAAATGAGGTAAACAACATAGAAATAACTTTAATATGTACACTAGAGtttcatttggtatatggcgACTTTACTTTATAACctcaaaattcttaataatattCAATGCCCATGAAGAAAGCATTTGTCAAATTACATAGAGTGAATTACTCCAACCACATTTTGGTCATTGTCCAATATAAAATATGATCCCATGTTTTTTGACTAGAAAATCCATCATCATGGAATGATATTTTGCTCTTTTATTATTCCATTTTTTGCTTTACTGGAAACTTAAAGTGACATTATCAATGACTATGTTGTGTTAGATATCTATAGTTTTCATTATGTCTGTTTATTGCCACCACAAACATGTTACCTAGCCTAAGCATTGGCCaatcaaatatttcatcttttcACAAAATATTAGTCCCATGTTATACTCTCGTTGGCCATTTTTCTTCTAATtggtgttatatatatatcagtTTGGTTGCCTTTTTGTTTAGCAAATTACTTGATAtgtagtttttttttcctttgaattGGGTGCAGTGATGCTGTGTTCGAACACTTAAACATTTGATAAATGGCAGAAACATGATTAGACTGAACAGATAGAGTGGTGGGTTTTTGTGAATGCTTTGTTCATTAGGTTACCACGAAGATCTATCACATGggtttagtttttctattttggTGAAAGGGAATGATGAACTCTTGTATAATGTCCAATCATGTAAACATAAAGCTACTGGAAAGACCTAAGGAGTTCCTTACAAGTTTGTAATTGACTAAGTTTCAAAAATTATAGCCCCTCATGTTGTGTGTTTTGCTCTGTAATTTCTGATAAGTAGCTTTGATTGGCTGCCTATTCTGTGAACATATATGACTGAAAATTTCTCATCAATGAGGCTTCTAAAATGCAGTTCTCAATGAGCTTGCAAGTAAGAAGATGTTAGTTCATCGTCTTGAGACAGTTGGGCGCTCCCAGTCTGTCAAAGATGTGCTGCATTCTTTTCTGGTTAACACCTAATCTCTGTTACTCTCCTATGTCATTTGCTTTGCGAGGTGGTTATCTTTTAATATGTTCCTCTTTCTTCCACTTGACATTAACACAGCTTGTCATAAATCAGATAATCTGATAATTCAGTTTAACTCGTAATCACTTCCTTTTTTTAGAGATATGAATGCCCTTTTGCCTGCTCAAAAATGATGTTTTTGAAGCAGAAGTGGCTAGTGAGGGCCCCAATTTTTAAGTCTTTCTTACGTCTGTTTTATTCCCACAATAATTCTctctttctttaaaaaaaaatctttgattCTGTTTGCCAGTCAAATATTTCCTAGGATATTTGTTGTTCCATGGACAGGATTTTCATAGATCTCTGGCAAGCATATTGCCTTACACGCCTAAGATTATTTAGTTACTATCATCTTTCCTTTGAACATCAAATCTCCCATTGTAATCCATTGGTTTAGACTTCATCTGTTGAATCTGTTAGTAATCTTCTTtctctgtctctctctctcttttcaacCAGCAGCAACCTTCCAGAAATACAAAAGAATTTAAGGGGAGATCTAAGGAGCGTAGAAGTTTGTATAAACCTGATAAGGTAATGTTATCAATTCAATTTCTTATGTTACATTATCCATGAGAAGATGTTACCCTAACCTAATCTTGCAGAATTGTTTACCTTTCACTGCTGCATTTTTCCTTTGATTTATATCTTCTATTATCGGCACTGCTAAATTGACAcacaattttatgtaattttttccATGCATTATATTATGATTCCTACCTTAATTATAAAAATTGCCGAAAGGATGTTTTTGCCAGCACATAATTCTCACGTAGAATTGGTTATTCATCTTTTTAAAATTCACATGTCAAAGAGCTGGAAATTATTCTATCAAATGATATTGAGCATTTTTTCTAAAATCACTTGTAAAAACAAATTTGGATTCATTTTTATTATCATCCTTTGCCTTTCAATTTTTATT
This window of the Zingiber officinale cultivar Zhangliang chromosome 3B, Zo_v1.1, whole genome shotgun sequence genome carries:
- the LOC121967361 gene encoding RNA-directed DNA methylation 4-like isoform X1, translated to MKGHIKNHSWVLEISPYLIAAQEKQQPSRNIKEFKGRSKERRSLYKPDKKHDQLRAKAIKEHEDLARSARFEQIWKKRGSIDTEECSLYEKCHLYDVVRVDAEDETHQRVPKPKVAPEAGGAILDKYLPLLWEFLPRAAEEIEHDRATIEDNFVYDLYTIGVGVDTDTDNTDEYPLVQVYVEDDYYDGPSQSDYESDDSNAENNSWNDYRDEESDFENSESDYDQSEEEDREDWRWGYR
- the LOC121967361 gene encoding proline-rich receptor-like protein kinase PERK9 isoform X3; this encodes MSPPSINGKPPPLSSITGKHTALSSMSPPSIRKPPPLSSITGKFPPLSSMPPPLSLNTGNPPPLSLITGNPPSLSLMTRNPPPQSLITGNPPPLSLITGNPPPLSLFTGKPLPLSSITGKPVIVRVKRKASQAKLDSFWLEINERPHKKPFLGLGNLSISNCGTGKVLNELASEKMLVQRLETVGHSQSVKDVLHSFLVNT
- the LOC121967362 gene encoding RNA-directed DNA methylation 4-like isoform X2 codes for the protein MSPPSINGKPPPLSSITGKHTALSSMSPPSITRKPPPLSSITGKSPPLSSMSPPLSLNTGNPPPLSLITGNPPSLSLMTRNPPPQSLITRNPPPLSLITGNPPPLGLFTGKPLPLSSITGKPVIVRVKRKASQAKLDSFWLEINERPRKKAFLGLGNLSLSDCGTGKVLNELASKKMLVHRLETVGRSQSVKDVLHSFLQPSRNTKEFKGRSKERRSLYKPDKKHDQLRAKAIKEHEDLARSARFEQIWKKRGSIDAEECSLYEKCHLYDVVRVDAEDETHQRVPKPKVAPEVGGAIYQRVPKPKVAPEVGGAIFDKYLPLLREFLPQAAEEIEHDRATTEDNFVYDIYTIGSGVDIDTDSIDEHPLIQVYVEDDYYDGSSQSDYESDDSNAENYPWNDYCDEESDFEDSDSIYDQSEEEDREDWRWGYR
- the LOC121967361 gene encoding RNA-directed DNA methylation 4-like isoform X2 yields the protein MKGHIKNHSWVLEISPYLIAAQEKQPSRNIKEFKGRSKERRSLYKPDKKHDQLRAKAIKEHEDLARSARFEQIWKKRGSIDTEECSLYEKCHLYDVVRVDAEDETHQRVPKPKVAPEAGGAILDKYLPLLWEFLPRAAEEIEHDRATIEDNFVYDLYTIGVGVDTDTDNTDEYPLVQVYVEDDYYDGPSQSDYESDDSNAENNSWNDYRDEESDFENSESDYDQSEEEDREDWRWGYR
- the LOC121967362 gene encoding RNA-directed DNA methylation 4-like isoform X4, which translates into the protein MSPPSINGKPPPLSSITGKHTALSSMSPPSITRKPPPLSSITGKSPPLSSMSPPLSLNTGNPPPLSLITGNPPSLSLMTRNPPPQSLITRNPPPLSLITGNPPPLGLFTGKPLPLSSITGKPVIVRVKRKASQAKLDSFWLEINERPRKKAFLGLGNLSLSDCGTGKVLNELASKKMLVHRLETVGRSQSVKDVLHSFLQPSRNTKEFKGRSKERRSLYKPDKKHDQLRAKAIKEHEDLARSARFEQIWKKRGSIDAEECSLYEKCHLYDVVRVDAEDETHQRVPKPKVAPEVGGAIFDKYLPLLREFLPQAAEEIEHDRATTEDNFVYDIYTIGSGVDIDTDSIDEHPLIQVYVEDDYYDGSSQSDYESDDSNAENYPWNDYCDEESDFEDSDSIYDQSEEEDREDWRWGYR